One window of the Ureibacillus sp. FSL W7-1570 genome contains the following:
- a CDS encoding acetyltransferase gives MNKPIIILGNGGHASVLTEILLSQNRNIIGFTAPKKEENQFGIPYLGNDEKILKYDSKEVELVLGIGSVGVNDFRRKIFELFINEDYTFVNVIHPSAILAPSVKLGQGVQIMAGAIIQTNTIIDDNTIVNTGSKIDHDCEIGAHVHLAPGTTLSGGVKIGNGTHVGTGASIIQNIRIGNNCLVGAGAVVIHDINHDVKAVGVPAKEVR, from the coding sequence ATGAATAAGCCAATAATTATTCTTGGAAATGGCGGTCATGCTTCTGTTTTAACAGAGATATTATTGAGTCAAAATCGCAACATTATTGGTTTTACAGCCCCAAAAAAAGAAGAAAATCAGTTCGGTATACCTTATTTAGGAAATGATGAAAAGATTTTAAAATATGATTCAAAAGAAGTGGAATTAGTATTAGGAATTGGATCTGTTGGTGTTAATGATTTTAGACGGAAAATATTTGAATTATTTATAAATGAGGATTATACCTTTGTTAATGTAATTCACCCATCTGCAATTCTTGCTCCATCTGTAAAGTTGGGACAAGGTGTTCAAATTATGGCAGGTGCAATTATTCAAACAAATACTATTATTGACGATAATACTATTGTCAACACAGGTTCAAAAATTGATCATGATTGTGAAATTGGTGCCCACGTTCATTTAGCACCAGGCACGACTCTTTCTGGTGGAGTAAAAATAGGAAATGGAACCCATGTGGGAACAGGAGCTTCGATTATTCAAAATATTCGTATAGGAAATAATTGTTTGGTTGGTGCTGGAGCTGTTGTTATTCATGATATTAATCATGATGTAAAAGCGGTAGGTGTGCCTGCAAAGGAAGTGAGATGA
- a CDS encoding nucleotidyltransferase family protein, protein MKDWKSIIVSENNTLLETMKIIDQSTLQFAVVVDVNGRLLGTVTDGDIRRSILRGDSLDVKITEVMNPSPITALVGQSRNKYFRVMREKKLKQLPIVDKNNRIIDILFLDKAVSNNDNLVVLMVGGLGTRLRPLTNEIPKPMLQVGGKPILETIIEGFKQCGFTNFILSVNYKKEVIQNYFQNGGAFDVNISYIEETKRMGTAGALSLLPIKPLKPFFVMNGDLLTQVNFEQLIHYHMENESLATMCVREYEYQIPYGVIETDGARLISIKEKPIHKSFVNAGIYVLNPETLEYIPKNQFYDMPELFQKLLDEEKKTTVFPIREYWLDIGRMDDFERANLEFKERYECSRKF, encoded by the coding sequence ATGAAAGATTGGAAGTCAATTATTGTTAGTGAAAACAATACCCTTTTAGAAACAATGAAAATAATTGATCAGTCTACGCTACAATTTGCAGTAGTAGTAGATGTAAATGGTAGACTATTAGGAACTGTGACGGATGGAGATATACGTAGAAGTATTTTACGGGGGGATTCTTTAGATGTGAAAATTACAGAAGTAATGAATCCTTCCCCTATTACTGCTTTAGTTGGACAATCTAGAAATAAATATTTTCGAGTAATGAGGGAAAAAAAACTTAAACAGCTTCCTATTGTTGATAAAAACAATAGAATTATCGATATTTTATTCCTTGATAAAGCAGTTTCTAATAATGATAATTTAGTAGTATTAATGGTTGGCGGTTTAGGGACTAGATTAAGACCTCTAACAAATGAAATCCCTAAACCAATGTTGCAAGTTGGGGGGAAACCCATTTTGGAAACAATTATAGAAGGATTTAAACAATGTGGATTTACAAATTTTATTTTAAGTGTCAACTATAAAAAAGAAGTGATTCAAAATTACTTTCAAAATGGTGGAGCATTTGATGTGAATATTTCTTATATAGAAGAAACAAAAAGAATGGGGACTGCTGGCGCTCTATCATTATTACCTATAAAACCATTAAAACCTTTTTTTGTAATGAACGGAGATTTATTAACACAAGTAAATTTTGAACAATTGATTCATTATCATATGGAGAATGAATCTTTGGCAACAATGTGTGTACGAGAATATGAATACCAAATACCATATGGTGTAATTGAAACTGATGGAGCAAGATTAATATCCATAAAAGAAAAACCAATACATAAAAGTTTTGTAAATGCTGGTATTTATGTTTTAAATCCCGAAACATTAGAATACATACCTAAAAATCAATTTTATGATATGCCGGAGTTATTTCAAAAATTATTAGACGAAGAAAAAAAGACAACGGTTTTTCCAATTAGAGAATATTGGTTGGACATCGGGAGAATGGATGATTTTGAAAGAGCCAATTTAGAATTTAAGGAGCGTTATGAATGCAGCCGAAAATTTTAG
- a CDS encoding acylneuraminate cytidylyltransferase family protein, producing the protein MQPKILAIIPARGGSKGVPRKNIRDLAGKPLIAWTIEEAKKSKYITRLILSSEDEEIIEAAKKYGCEVPFVRPIELAQDNTPGIEPVLHAIEKCPGYDYVLLLQPTSPLRTVEDIDGCIEFLLNKKLDFCVSVTHAEKSPYWMYNVEKSGQMNPLIKQEEVATRRQDLPPVYMLNGALYIAKVEKLLEEKSFLTQNTKAFIMCRENSFDIDTELDFLICEQLLKQREKA; encoded by the coding sequence ATGCAGCCGAAAATTTTAGCTATTATTCCAGCTCGTGGAGGTTCAAAAGGTGTACCACGCAAAAATATCCGAGATTTAGCAGGTAAGCCCTTAATCGCTTGGACTATTGAAGAAGCAAAGAAATCCAAATATATTACGCGTTTAATATTATCGTCAGAAGATGAAGAAATCATTGAAGCGGCCAAAAAATATGGTTGTGAAGTTCCTTTTGTTCGACCAATTGAATTAGCTCAGGATAATACACCTGGTATAGAACCAGTTCTTCATGCAATTGAAAAATGTCCAGGGTATGATTATGTGTTATTATTACAGCCTACATCTCCTCTAAGAACTGTTGAGGATATTGATGGTTGTATTGAATTCCTATTAAATAAAAAATTAGACTTTTGTGTCAGTGTAACACATGCTGAAAAAAGTCCTTATTGGATGTACAATGTAGAAAAAAGTGGTCAAATGAATCCTTTAATAAAACAAGAGGAAGTGGCAACTAGAAGACAAGATTTGCCTCCAGTTTATATGTTAAATGGAGCATTATATATTGCGAAGGTAGAGAAGTTATTAGAGGAAAAATCATTCCTGACCCAAAATACAAAAGCATTTATTATGTGTAGAGAAAATTCATTTGATATTGATACCGAATTAGATTTTTTGATTTGTGAACAATTATTGAAACAAAGAGAAAAAGCTTAG